A single region of the Salipaludibacillus sp. LMS25 genome encodes:
- a CDS encoding carbohydrate ABC transporter permease — protein MKEKLSETSDLHASSAKKLPPSPKVAQSSLKHRLSHSVLYLILIIVGVVQLLPLVWLFLFSLKDNQEVFNLPPLALPSSPKWENYLNVWTEGTIGVYFLNSVIVTGAAVILTVLLASFVTFAITRMHWKLNKFVLGLFMVGLMIPVHSTLIPLFSFYLNIGLMDHPLAIILTYTAFNLPLTIMILLGFYYTLPRELEEAAIMDGCTVHRMFFQIILPMTAPVVATTAIINMIYNWNEFVFVNTFISSDKYKTLTVGIQNFIGQYSTDWGAIGATLVISILPILIVFVLLSNRIVEGITSGSVKG, from the coding sequence ATGAAAGAGAAACTATCAGAAACTAGTGACTTACATGCTTCTTCTGCAAAGAAGCTACCACCATCTCCTAAAGTGGCTCAGTCATCATTAAAACATAGATTGTCACACAGCGTTCTCTATCTAATTCTCATCATCGTGGGCGTTGTTCAACTACTACCTTTAGTATGGCTATTTCTTTTCTCTCTAAAGGACAACCAAGAAGTGTTCAATTTACCTCCTCTGGCATTGCCGAGCAGCCCTAAATGGGAGAATTACTTAAATGTTTGGACAGAAGGAACTATTGGTGTTTATTTTTTAAACAGTGTTATTGTAACTGGAGCTGCCGTTATATTAACAGTCCTGTTAGCCAGCTTTGTGACATTTGCTATTACACGGATGCATTGGAAGTTAAATAAATTCGTTCTCGGTCTCTTCATGGTCGGACTGATGATTCCTGTCCATTCAACTCTTATTCCACTCTTTAGTTTTTATTTAAATATTGGTTTAATGGATCATCCCTTAGCGATTATTTTAACTTACACAGCATTCAATTTACCATTAACCATCATGATCTTACTTGGGTTTTATTATACCCTGCCTAGAGAGTTAGAAGAGGCTGCTATCATGGACGGCTGTACAGTACACCGCATGTTTTTTCAAATTATCCTTCCCATGACAGCGCCAGTGGTCGCAACGACAGCGATTATTAATATGATTTATAACTGGAATGAATTTGTCTTTGTCAATACGTTTATAAGCTCTGACAAATATAAGACACTGACGGTAGGTATTCAAAACTTTATCGGACAGTATTCCACTGATTGGGGCGCAATTGGCGCCACCCTCGTCATTAGTATTTTACCGATTTTAATTGTCTTTGTTCTGTTAAGTAATCGAATTGTAGAAGGAATAACGTCAGGCTCTGTCAAAGGATAA
- a CDS encoding YesL family protein translates to MRFVYINFLWAFFTLCGGIIFGAFPATVAMFTVIRSFHHTNDGPISIFNLFFKSFRSAFFKSNLLNLFFMGVISVGLINLLLSSHLSGALKIVSFTGGILSLTLCSIALIVIFPIYVTLDLTLKESLTMAIFLPFTRLTVTFLFFVTIIGLGTFFYLMPAFIFFVGISGPAYCIHLLSNQLFKILPT, encoded by the coding sequence ATGAGATTCGTTTATATTAATTTTTTATGGGCGTTCTTTACCCTGTGCGGTGGCATTATATTCGGTGCTTTCCCAGCTACGGTGGCCATGTTTACGGTAATTCGCTCTTTTCATCATACCAATGATGGACCAATTTCAATTTTTAATCTCTTTTTTAAGTCATTTAGGTCAGCGTTTTTTAAGTCCAATCTACTAAATCTCTTCTTTATGGGAGTGATCAGTGTTGGTCTCATCAACTTGCTGCTTTCTTCTCATCTGAGCGGGGCACTAAAAATCGTAAGTTTTACTGGAGGCATCTTAAGTCTTACTTTATGTAGTATTGCCTTGATTGTCATCTTCCCTATTTATGTGACACTTGACCTTACATTAAAGGAATCTTTAACGATGGCTATCTTTCTTCCTTTCACACGCTTAACTGTCACCTTTCTTTTTTTCGTTACGATTATCGGCTTAGGTACCTTTTTTTATCTCATGCCTGCTTTTATATTTTTTGTCGGGATAAGTGGGCCAGCTTATTGCATCCACCTCTTATCTAACCAGCTCTTTAAAATCTTACCTACTTAA
- a CDS encoding glycoside hydrolase family 43 protein, with protein sequence MSIITNPILPGFHPDPSILRVDDDYYIATSTFEWFPGVRIHHSKDLIHWRFISSPLSRLSQLNMIGNMNSGGIWAPCLSYHDGLFYLIYTDVKQWHGAYKDAHNYLVTAENIEGPWSEPIYLNSSGFDPSLFHDDDGRKWLLNMIWDYRQDNHSFAGIVLQEFSADEQKLIGPVKTIYKGTDIQLTEGPHLYKKDGYYYLLVAEGGTEYDHAATLARAQSIEGPYETDPHYPLITSKGDPSLALQKAGHGSLVETQNGEWYFAHLCGRPLKGKYCTLGRETALQKVIWTKDGWLRLEDGGQHPAITTTAPGLTEHPFPEEPTVDDFDTSTLSPCWHSLRIPTEDSWCSLTERPGHLRLKGMESLSSLHRQSLIARRQTAFQCEFETKVDYEPSHYQHLAGLIIFYDTNDHVYLHLSRHETVGKSLQIIQTKNGHYNELLASPVSVKEDTSIYLRGVIEKETLQLFYKEDPTHDWTPIGPNIDVTHMSDDSSDQVRFTGTFIGMATQDLAGTKKAADFDYFLYQTK encoded by the coding sequence ATGTCCATAATTACAAACCCTATTTTACCCGGTTTCCACCCTGACCCTTCCATATTGCGAGTAGATGATGATTATTACATTGCCACGTCTACCTTTGAATGGTTTCCCGGTGTTCGTATCCATCACTCTAAAGATTTAATTCATTGGCGCTTCATCTCAAGTCCCTTATCACGTCTCTCCCAACTGAATATGATTGGCAACATGAATTCTGGCGGCATTTGGGCACCATGTCTTAGCTACCATGACGGGCTATTTTATTTGATTTATACGGATGTAAAACAGTGGCACGGCGCCTATAAAGATGCACACAATTACCTTGTCACAGCGGAAAATATTGAAGGCCCATGGTCAGAACCTATTTATTTAAATAGCAGTGGCTTTGATCCCTCCCTTTTCCATGATGACGATGGCAGGAAGTGGCTGTTAAATATGATCTGGGATTATCGACAAGACAACCATTCATTCGCGGGCATTGTTTTACAAGAATTTTCTGCGGACGAGCAAAAACTTATCGGTCCTGTCAAAACCATTTATAAAGGAACAGACATCCAGTTAACCGAAGGGCCTCACCTTTACAAAAAGGATGGCTACTATTATTTACTTGTAGCTGAAGGGGGAACAGAATATGACCATGCAGCCACACTTGCCAGAGCTCAATCAATTGAAGGACCTTATGAAACAGACCCTCATTATCCCCTTATCACTTCAAAAGGGGACCCATCACTTGCTTTACAAAAAGCAGGACATGGCAGTCTTGTAGAGACACAAAATGGCGAATGGTATTTCGCTCACTTATGTGGCAGGCCACTTAAAGGAAAGTATTGTACACTTGGGCGAGAAACCGCTTTACAAAAAGTTATTTGGACTAAAGACGGATGGCTACGTCTTGAAGATGGCGGGCAACACCCGGCTATAACGACCACTGCGCCAGGTTTAACCGAACATCCATTTCCTGAAGAGCCAACCGTCGATGACTTTGATACGAGTACCCTATCTCCCTGCTGGCATTCTCTCCGTATTCCTACAGAAGACTCGTGGTGCTCATTAACAGAACGCCCTGGTCATTTAAGACTAAAAGGAATGGAGTCACTCAGCTCTTTACATCGGCAGAGCCTCATTGCTCGTCGTCAAACAGCTTTTCAATGCGAATTTGAAACAAAGGTCGATTATGAGCCTTCTCATTATCAACACTTAGCTGGCCTTATCATATTTTACGATACAAATGACCATGTCTATTTACACCTTTCTCGACATGAAACTGTAGGGAAATCACTGCAAATTATTCAAACAAAAAACGGTCATTACAATGAGCTTCTAGCTAGTCCAGTGTCCGTTAAAGAAGACACTAGCATCTATTTGCGAGGGGTTATTGAAAAAGAAACACTTCAGCTATTTTATAAAGAAGATCCCACACATGACTGGACACCTATCGGTCCTAATATTGATGTAACGCATATGTCTGATGATAGCTCAGACCAAGTACGATTTACTGGTACATTTATCGGAATGGCAACACAAGATTTAGCCGGCACAAAAAAAGCAGCCGACTTTGATTACTTTTTGTATCAAACGAAATAG
- a CDS encoding carbohydrate ABC transporter permease: MNKIMSDKKIIALYTLPALILLLVLIYVPIVLTGYYGLMEWDGIGPMTFIGLDNYKTLISDSLFWNSAYHSLLLAIFSVLSLIIYLAISLVLASQIKGADVFRKIYLIPMLLSSVAIAQLWMRIYHPSNGVMNRFLTSIGIENPPLWLSDTSLVLFAIFVPILWQYAGFYIIIYYAALRNIPNELVEAARIDGATPFQIAYKIKLPLVSGIIKVTIVLAVIGSLKYFDLIYVMTDGGPNGASEVMASYMYKLAFRTNDFGYGSAIGFFLLLLILLVTYFIRKLTTSREDNVQY; the protein is encoded by the coding sequence ATGAATAAAATCATGTCAGACAAAAAAATCATTGCTCTTTATACCCTACCAGCTTTGATTCTCCTACTTGTGCTCATTTATGTCCCGATTGTATTAACTGGCTATTACGGGTTAATGGAGTGGGATGGCATTGGCCCTATGACTTTCATCGGCTTGGATAATTATAAGACATTGATTTCCGACAGTCTGTTCTGGAATAGTGCTTACCACTCATTATTACTTGCTATCTTTTCTGTCTTAAGTTTAATCATTTACTTAGCTATTTCACTCGTGCTCGCTTCCCAAATAAAAGGGGCCGATGTATTCAGAAAAATATATTTAATTCCAATGCTGTTGTCTTCTGTGGCTATTGCTCAGCTTTGGATGCGAATTTATCATCCTTCTAACGGTGTCATGAATCGCTTTTTAACCAGTATCGGTATAGAAAATCCACCTTTATGGTTATCAGATACAAGCCTTGTTCTTTTTGCTATTTTCGTCCCGATATTATGGCAGTATGCTGGTTTTTACATCATTATTTATTATGCTGCATTACGGAATATACCGAATGAATTAGTCGAAGCTGCCCGCATTGACGGCGCTACACCATTCCAGATCGCATATAAAATAAAGCTCCCTCTCGTTTCTGGGATTATTAAAGTGACCATTGTTCTCGCTGTTATCGGGTCATTAAAGTATTTTGACCTTATTTATGTCATGACAGACGGAGGACCTAACGGTGCAAGTGAAGTCATGGCTTCATACATGTATAAATTAGCTTTTCGAACCAATGACTTTGGTTATGGGAGTGCAATCGGCTTTTTCTTATTACTTCTTATCTTACTTGTGACTTATTTTATCAGAAAACTCACCACTTCTCGTGAAGATAATGTCCAATACTAG
- a CDS encoding YusW family protein: protein MMKRGRLSAGMLVLAFVLTACGTGDTPTNNEGDASNTTGNNVLNDTDDSENMNHYLEANTNDIKTANDTNNMWYDNLDFYEFALDVAYSEGEYEVEYKYNDGHPEAEIEDSRAGSDVKMSGEEALNELGSILPELAVTADSSDDHVFEAVINAFELADNYEELEVEIDFFNDSDIDVENNS, encoded by the coding sequence ATGATGAAAAGAGGTAGGCTTTCTGCTGGAATGCTTGTTTTAGCATTTGTTCTGACAGCTTGTGGGACAGGTGACACACCGACTAACAATGAAGGAGATGCTAGTAACACAACAGGAAATAATGTATTAAATGACACAGATGATTCTGAAAATATGAATCATTATCTAGAAGCTAACACCAATGACATAAAGACGGCAAATGATACGAACAACATGTGGTATGACAATTTGGATTTCTATGAATTTGCATTAGATGTGGCATACAGTGAAGGTGAGTATGAAGTAGAGTATAAGTATAACGATGGTCATCCTGAAGCGGAGATAGAAGATTCTCGCGCCGGGTCAGACGTCAAGATGTCAGGTGAAGAAGCCTTAAATGAGTTGGGGTCGATTTTACCTGAACTAGCAGTAACGGCTGACAGTAGCGATGATCACGTATTCGAAGCAGTGATTAACGCGTTTGAGCTAGCTGATAATTATGAGGAACTGGAAGTTGAGATAGATTTTTTTAATGACAGTGACATTGATGTGGAGAATAACTCATAG
- the yyaC gene encoding spore protease YyaC has translation MSLTPEQPPYHSDRFSIKSPLICRDMTAKLLQLIPKTASTIVVVFIGTDRSSGDSLGPLTGTLLKEKRPMNLHIYGTLENPVHSKNLEATLLTIQATHDNPFIIGVDACLGRTSSIGTIVIGEGPIKPGAALNKDLPETGHIHIAGIVNTGGMMEFLVLQSTRLHLVLQMARKLSETLKRVDRHLVKQNEKALSLK, from the coding sequence ATGAGCCTGACTCCTGAACAACCACCCTATCATTCAGATCGTTTCTCCATAAAGTCACCACTGATCTGTCGTGATATGACAGCTAAATTGCTACAGTTAATCCCGAAGACCGCCAGTACCATTGTGGTCGTCTTTATAGGCACTGATCGGTCGTCTGGGGATTCGCTCGGCCCTTTGACTGGAACCTTACTAAAAGAGAAACGCCCTATGAACCTTCATATATACGGAACTCTGGAAAATCCTGTTCACAGCAAAAATTTAGAGGCAACTCTCTTAACAATACAGGCCACACATGATAACCCTTTTATAATAGGTGTCGATGCTTGCTTAGGCCGCACTTCTTCGATCGGAACCATTGTTATTGGGGAAGGCCCGATTAAACCCGGTGCCGCATTAAACAAGGACTTACCAGAGACTGGTCATATTCACATTGCTGGCATTGTTAACACTGGTGGCATGATGGAATTTCTTGTGCTCCAAAGCACTAGATTACATCTTGTCCTCCAAATGGCGAGAAAACTATCAGAAACATTAAAACGTGTAGATAGACACTTAGTAAAACAAAATGAAAAGGCACTTAGTCTGAAATAA